Proteins found in one Palaeococcus ferrophilus DSM 13482 genomic segment:
- a CDS encoding 2-oxoacid:ferredoxin oxidoreductase subunit gamma, giving the protein MQIRIAGFGGQGVILAGVILGEAAAIEGLNVIQTQDYGSQSRGGHSIADVIISKEPIYDLMVTRADVLLALSQIGYNGAIESLRDDGLLIVDTGLVVTEREHVGAPFTKLAEETTGLALTVNMVALGYLVAKTGIVKKESVEEAIRRRVPKGTEEINIRAFEVGYGEGVKG; this is encoded by the coding sequence ATGCAGATAAGGATTGCCGGATTTGGGGGACAGGGTGTCATACTCGCAGGAGTTATACTCGGCGAAGCTGCCGCCATAGAGGGTCTTAACGTCATCCAAACCCAGGACTACGGCTCCCAGAGCAGGGGGGGCCACTCCATAGCGGACGTGATAATCTCGAAGGAGCCTATTTACGACCTCATGGTCACGAGGGCCGATGTTCTGCTCGCCCTGTCCCAGATTGGCTACAACGGCGCCATCGAGAGCCTGAGGGATGATGGGCTTTTGATCGTTGATACGGGGCTCGTGGTTACGGAGAGGGAGCACGTGGGGGCGCCCTTCACGAAGCTCGCCGAGGAAACCACTGGACTGGCTCTGACGGTCAATATGGTCGCCCTCGGCTACCTCGTGGCGAAAACTGGAATCGTGAAGAAGGAGAGCGTTGAGGAGGCCATAAGGAGGCGTGTCCCGAAGGGGACGGAGGAGATAAACATCAGGGCATTTGAGGTTGGATACGGGGAGGGCGTGAAGGGATGA
- a CDS encoding DUF4258 domain-containing protein, protein MRILTVQSHERGRVYTVETENGKQCTILLTFHSIERARKWRIGEEEVVETLLKPAEVLRGHHNRLIAHKPLNDHIVRVIYEYEESSPVVVTVYVPRKSRYFKGGGLYEDRVLSRC, encoded by the coding sequence ATGAGAATCCTCACTGTGCAGTCTCACGAACGCGGAAGGGTATATACGGTTGAAACAGAAAATGGGAAACAGTGCACCATACTCCTGACGTTTCACTCAATCGAAAGGGCAAGAAAATGGAGAATTGGTGAGGAGGAGGTTGTAGAGACACTCCTGAAACCTGCTGAAGTCCTCAGGGGTCACCACAACAGGCTTATTGCACACAAACCTCTGAATGACCACATCGTAAGGGTGATCTACGAGTACGAAGAGAGCTCTCCCGTTGTCGTGACTGTTTACGTTCCCCGGAAGAGCCGTTACTTCAAAGGTGGTGGTTTGTATGAAGATAGAGTACTCTCAAGATGCTGA
- a CDS encoding DUF2283 domain-containing protein translates to MKIEYSQDADVLVILLKEDEIADSIDLEEGVIAHLNEKGEIVEIEILDASKTVDFRELVVRIPSGVIA, encoded by the coding sequence ATGAAGATAGAGTACTCTCAAGATGCTGACGTTTTGGTTATCCTGCTGAAAGAAGATGAGATAGCTGACTCCATAGACCTCGAAGAAGGGGTCATAGCGCACCTCAATGAAAAGGGGGAGATCGTCGAGATAGAGATACTCGATGCCTCAAAGACCGTAGATTTTAGGGAACTCGTGGTTAGAATCCCAAGCGGGGTGATAGCATGA